The Anopheles coluzzii chromosome 2, AcolN3, whole genome shotgun sequence genome window below encodes:
- the LOC120948753 gene encoding protein peste isoform X1 yields the protein MLQSGQHPAADTEKATVVYQLASNGNHTNGDIGKVRSPSTGVGVAAAAPRRSKMLVKEFCNRRCILTSSGLLLVASGTFFILFFPIIFQDILHEELKLRPGSRSYDSWVSPPFPLAMDVYFFNWTNPEDITNHSTKPILEELGPYRFIEHPTKVDIEWHDANATVSYRKKSLYYFDEEGSNGSLDDVISSINIVAVSAAKRSKYWGYLKQKGVSLGLNVYEQKINVVKTAGELLFDGYEDNMVLMGKHMFDADEVPFDRVGWFYTRNNSADLIGHYNVHTGVEDIGMLGKMGEWNYKPRTDFFEGTCGMLNGSAGEFYPPGLSKERPIELFTPDMCRSLPLDFEEEVTIHGLKAYKYSGDRRAIDNGTLYPETACFSAGEIVPSGVLNISSCRFGTPVFVSFPHYYGADPFYLDQVEGLSPSKDKHQFYMSMEPTTSVPLDVAARLQLNIMIEPYENINLFSDVKRVFLPVLWFEQHVLMPSELAGEIGQALTIPSIVRLCGIAMVVFGALMLLWIPLERTFFRRRRVAGTIGTKDPAALNGVRSFALANEKPLLGAGDKQKNGKATTATAIVLVDKLLEKPEKQPLPDRPQSPQSAEPESAPLIEGRNVTIVKA from the exons ATGTTGCAATCGGGGCAACATCCGGCCGCTGACACGGAGAAAGCCACCGTCGTCTATCAGCTGGCCAGCAACGGCAACCACACCAACGGTGACATCGGTAAAGTGAG ATCACCATCGACAGGAGTTggagtagcagcagcggcaccgAGACGCAGCAAGATGCTCGTGAAGGAGTTCTGTAACCGGCGGTGTATTCTTACATCGTCCGGACTGCTGCTGGTTGCCAGCGGGACCTTCTTCATACTGTTCTTTCCGATCATTTTCCAGGACATACTGCACGAG GAGCTGAAGCTGCGACCCGGGTCGCGCAGTTACGATTCCTGGGTGTCGCCACCGTTTCCGCTCGCCATGGACGTGTACTTCTTCAACTGGACCAACCCGGAGGACATTACGAACCACTCGACGAAACCGATCCTGGAGGAGCTCGGCCCGTACCGGTTTATCGAGCATCCGACCAAGGTGGACATCGAGTGGCACGATGCGAACGCGACCGTGAGCTACCGGAAGAAGAGCCTCTACTACTTCGACGAGGAGGGCAGCAACGGCAGCCTGGACGATGTGATTAGTAGTATCAACATTGTCGCTGTG TCGGCAGCCAAACGTTCCAAATACTGGGGCTACCTCAAGCAGAAGGGTGTCTCTCTGGGGTTGAACGTGTACGAGCAGAAGATCAACGTAGTCAAAACGGCGGGCGAGCTGCTGTTCGACGGCTACGAGGACAATATGGTGCTGATGGGCAAACACATGTTTGACGCCGACGAAGTACCGTTCGATCGTGTCGGATGGTTCTACACG CGTAACAACTCGGCGGACCTGATCGGCCACTACAACGTGCACACGGGCGTGGAGGACATCGGCATGCTGGGCAAGATGGGCGAATGGAACTACAAGCCGCGGACGGACTTTTTCGAAGGTACGTGCGGCATGCTGAACGGATCGGCCGGTGAGTTCTACCCACCGGGTCTGTCCAAGGAGCGACCGATCGAGCTGTTCACGCCCGACATGTGCCGCAGCTTGCCGCTCGACTTTGAGGAGGAAGTCACCATTCACGGGCTGAAGGCGTACAAGTATTCGGGCGATCGGAGAGCGATCGACAACGGGACGCTCTACCCGGAGACGGCCTGCTTCAGTGCGGGCGAGATCGTGCCCTCGGGGGTGCTGAACATCTCGTCCTGCCGGTTCGGTACGCCCGTGTTTGTGTCCTTCCCGCACTACTACGGTGCCGATCCGTTCTATCTCGACCAGGTGGAGGGTTTGAGCCCGTCTAAGGATAAGCATCAGTTTTACATGTCCATGGAGCCG ACCACTTCGGTGCCGCTGGACGTAGCCGCACGCTTGCAGCTAAACATTATGATTGAACCGTACGAGAACATCAA CCTCTTCTCCGATGTGAAACGCGTCTTCCTGCCCGTGCTATGGTTCGAGCAGCACGTGCTGATGCCCTCCGAGCTGGCGGGCGAAATCGGCCAAGCACTAACCATACCCTCGATCGTGCGGCTCTGTGGCATCGCAATGGTAGTGTTCGGTGCGCTAATGCTGCTCTGGATCCCACTGGAGCGTACGTTCTTCCGAAGGCGGCGCGTAGCCGGTACGATCGGTACCAAGGATCCGGCCGCCCTGAACGGCGTCCGTTCGTTCGCGCTCGCCAACGAGAAGCCTCTGCTCGGTGCGGGCGACAAGCAGAAGAACGGCAAAGCGACAACGGCCACCGCAATCGTGCTGGTAGACAAGCTGCTCGAAAAGCCGGAAAAGCAACCGCTGCCCGATCGTCCCCAGTCGCCGCAGTCGGCCGAACCGGAGAGTGCACCACTGATCGAGGGCCGCAATGTGACGATCGTTAAAGCGTGA
- the LOC120948753 gene encoding protein peste isoform X2, with protein MLVKEFCNRRCILTSSGLLLVASGTFFILFFPIIFQDILHEELKLRPGSRSYDSWVSPPFPLAMDVYFFNWTNPEDITNHSTKPILEELGPYRFIEHPTKVDIEWHDANATVSYRKKSLYYFDEEGSNGSLDDVISSINIVAVSAAKRSKYWGYLKQKGVSLGLNVYEQKINVVKTAGELLFDGYEDNMVLMGKHMFDADEVPFDRVGWFYTRNNSADLIGHYNVHTGVEDIGMLGKMGEWNYKPRTDFFEGTCGMLNGSAGEFYPPGLSKERPIELFTPDMCRSLPLDFEEEVTIHGLKAYKYSGDRRAIDNGTLYPETACFSAGEIVPSGVLNISSCRFGTPVFVSFPHYYGADPFYLDQVEGLSPSKDKHQFYMSMEPTTSVPLDVAARLQLNIMIEPYENINLFSDVKRVFLPVLWFEQHVLMPSELAGEIGQALTIPSIVRLCGIAMVVFGALMLLWIPLERTFFRRRRVAGTIGTKDPAALNGVRSFALANEKPLLGAGDKQKNGKATTATAIVLVDKLLEKPEKQPLPDRPQSPQSAEPESAPLIEGRNVTIVKA; from the exons ATGCTCGTGAAGGAGTTCTGTAACCGGCGGTGTATTCTTACATCGTCCGGACTGCTGCTGGTTGCCAGCGGGACCTTCTTCATACTGTTCTTTCCGATCATTTTCCAGGACATACTGCACGAG GAGCTGAAGCTGCGACCCGGGTCGCGCAGTTACGATTCCTGGGTGTCGCCACCGTTTCCGCTCGCCATGGACGTGTACTTCTTCAACTGGACCAACCCGGAGGACATTACGAACCACTCGACGAAACCGATCCTGGAGGAGCTCGGCCCGTACCGGTTTATCGAGCATCCGACCAAGGTGGACATCGAGTGGCACGATGCGAACGCGACCGTGAGCTACCGGAAGAAGAGCCTCTACTACTTCGACGAGGAGGGCAGCAACGGCAGCCTGGACGATGTGATTAGTAGTATCAACATTGTCGCTGTG TCGGCAGCCAAACGTTCCAAATACTGGGGCTACCTCAAGCAGAAGGGTGTCTCTCTGGGGTTGAACGTGTACGAGCAGAAGATCAACGTAGTCAAAACGGCGGGCGAGCTGCTGTTCGACGGCTACGAGGACAATATGGTGCTGATGGGCAAACACATGTTTGACGCCGACGAAGTACCGTTCGATCGTGTCGGATGGTTCTACACG CGTAACAACTCGGCGGACCTGATCGGCCACTACAACGTGCACACGGGCGTGGAGGACATCGGCATGCTGGGCAAGATGGGCGAATGGAACTACAAGCCGCGGACGGACTTTTTCGAAGGTACGTGCGGCATGCTGAACGGATCGGCCGGTGAGTTCTACCCACCGGGTCTGTCCAAGGAGCGACCGATCGAGCTGTTCACGCCCGACATGTGCCGCAGCTTGCCGCTCGACTTTGAGGAGGAAGTCACCATTCACGGGCTGAAGGCGTACAAGTATTCGGGCGATCGGAGAGCGATCGACAACGGGACGCTCTACCCGGAGACGGCCTGCTTCAGTGCGGGCGAGATCGTGCCCTCGGGGGTGCTGAACATCTCGTCCTGCCGGTTCGGTACGCCCGTGTTTGTGTCCTTCCCGCACTACTACGGTGCCGATCCGTTCTATCTCGACCAGGTGGAGGGTTTGAGCCCGTCTAAGGATAAGCATCAGTTTTACATGTCCATGGAGCCG ACCACTTCGGTGCCGCTGGACGTAGCCGCACGCTTGCAGCTAAACATTATGATTGAACCGTACGAGAACATCAA CCTCTTCTCCGATGTGAAACGCGTCTTCCTGCCCGTGCTATGGTTCGAGCAGCACGTGCTGATGCCCTCCGAGCTGGCGGGCGAAATCGGCCAAGCACTAACCATACCCTCGATCGTGCGGCTCTGTGGCATCGCAATGGTAGTGTTCGGTGCGCTAATGCTGCTCTGGATCCCACTGGAGCGTACGTTCTTCCGAAGGCGGCGCGTAGCCGGTACGATCGGTACCAAGGATCCGGCCGCCCTGAACGGCGTCCGTTCGTTCGCGCTCGCCAACGAGAAGCCTCTGCTCGGTGCGGGCGACAAGCAGAAGAACGGCAAAGCGACAACGGCCACCGCAATCGTGCTGGTAGACAAGCTGCTCGAAAAGCCGGAAAAGCAACCGCTGCCCGATCGTCCCCAGTCGCCGCAGTCGGCCGAACCGGAGAGTGCACCACTGATCGAGGGCCGCAATGTGACGATCGTTAAAGCGTGA